The following proteins are encoded in a genomic region of Schistocerca serialis cubense isolate TAMUIC-IGC-003099 chromosome 9, iqSchSeri2.2, whole genome shotgun sequence:
- the LOC126419364 gene encoding mucin-5AC-like has protein sequence MENRVDGDGLSNGRAVNRESIHSAPSYLVEVKAENIILIETRKMFRRFRRWLPCCTTGEGREADEPPEEKTAPGHPLDSTEEPALATTAASPATSHTATLQVSPATLPDTGGEPAEATREEASPPASPSTVPLERPAAPQVVAPAVSPATTGVAKEATTQLESPVVLPSTTQLEPAAPTHVASPATSPSTTHVSSGMTQVTSAPTIEVALPPTTRAILRASSPGTTEVTSSAAYLTTKRVASLPLEQLVSKASPSASTQIASVIPIACYSMHPITSPVARYNTHQGTNLVARYSTRCATSPAARHNTRSVTSPAASYNMIRVSRF, from the exons ATGGAGAACAGAGTCGACGGCGACGGCTTGAGCAATGGAAGAGCTGTTAATAGAGAATCTATACACAGTGCTCCAAGCTACCTCGTCGAGGTAAAAGCAGAGAACATCATCCTGATCGAAACCAGG AAGATGTTTCGCCGGTTTCGCCGGTGGCTGCCCTGCTGTACCACTGGGGAGGGGAGAGAGGCAGACGAGCCGCCGGAGGAGAAGACCGCCCCTGGCCACCCACTGGACAGCACGGAG GAGCCAGCATTAGCTACAACAGCGGCGTCACCAGCCACGTCGCACACTGCAACACTGCAGGTATCGCCAGCCACGTTGCCGGACACAGGAGGAGAGCCAGCAGAAGCCACAAGAGAAGAGGCGTCTCCACCCGCGTCACCATCCACAGTACCACTTGAACGACCAGCTGCTCCACAAGTGGTTGCACCAGCCGTGTCACCAGCCACAACAGGAGTGGCCAAGGAGGCCACAACACAACTGGAGTCTCCAGTCGTATTGCCATCCACAACACAACTTGAACCAGCAGCTCCAACACACGTGGCATCTCCCGCCACGTCCCCATCTACAACACATGTCTCATCAGGCATGACACAAGTGACGTCAGCACCTACAATTGAAGTGGCGTTGCCACCCACAACAAGAGCAATTCTTCGAGCCTCATCGCCAGGCACAACAGAAGTTACTTCATCAGCAGCCTATCTAACCACAAAACGTGTAGCCTCATTACCTTTAGAGCAGTTGGTGTCCAAAGCATCGCCGTCAGCCTCCACACAAATAGCATCCGTCATCCCCATTGCCTGCTACAGCATGCATCCTATCACCAGTCCTGTTGCCAGATACAACACCCATCAAGGCACCAATCTTGTTGCCAGATACAGCACACGCTGTGCCACCAGTCCTGCTGCCAGACACAACACGCGTTCTGTCACCAGTCCTGCTGCCAGCTACAATATGATTCGCGTCTCAAGATTCTGA